AAGTCGGGTATCACTCGCAACCAGCCCGTACGCATTCAGCGTATCGGCACTCAGTTCATCCGTCCGGAGAACGAAACTTTTTTCTAATTTGATTGCGCTGTCGGTATAAATAATGAAATCGAGCCTGCCCGGACTGAAAGGGCTATTATCGTTCTGCCATGTGTAAGTTTGAAGAAGGTCTGTATGCCTTGGAATCGCATCCGACAGGTTCGTGCCGTCCCAATCAGGTGAAAAGTCACTCCCCCATTTCGAATTGTCCGAAATATCGCCTGTCAGCAAAGTCTCTAACTGACTCCTCTCTCCTACCAAGTTAAAATCACCGGCTAAGATAACGGGTGTATCCTCTTCCAAGTAAATTACTCCACCCGGCAGGAAAGCGTCTCTGAGAAACGCCATTATACCGTCAATATCATTTTGTCTGCCCGCATCATTCGCACAACAGGGAGTATGTGCGCCGATCACGAGAAGGTCTTTTGCATACGTCGGTTTTAATTTTATAAGAAAGGCTCTGTTAGGACTGTTAGGAAGCCATGAATCCAGAATTTCGTACCTGCTTGCGAGAGCGATATCGTTTTCATCAATGAGCGTAAACCATTCTTCTCCGTCTCCCGACGGTAAGATCGATTCCATCAGTTCCTTCAAATCAGCTGAGCTGTGTGAATATATTTCCTGAAAAGCAATAATTTCCGGATTCAGGGCGCTGAGGATTCTATCATATTCGTCAAATAAATTCGGATCGAACAAATCGTCCCCATGAACGTTCCACGTCAGAAACCTCAGGTGCGAAAAATCGGTGGAGGATATCCGTATCGGCATTATCGGCTCTAAATCCACCGGTTGAATGGTGTAAACTAAATTAACGCCGAAATCGGGAAGCATGTCGAAGTTATCGGCGTCCTCAAAGAGAACTGAGATTGTGTTCCCTGTAAACAGATCATTCAACCCGTCAGGCTTTGAATCCAGACCTATGGAGATTTCGAATATTTCGGAGCTGACGGTCGGGAAGGTTCTTAT
The genomic region above belongs to Candidatus Neomarinimicrobiota bacterium and contains:
- a CDS encoding endonuclease/exonuclease/phosphatase family protein; translated protein: MDGEFSDWDEVSYLYEDIVGDVAAGGVDFGGLKILNDETFLYLYIELNFEINLQSFLNSTLYLDTDNNSATGLAIGSIGAELTWNFAAKSGMFYTGNNSTVIGHSDIRIRTFPTVSSEIFEISIGLDSKPDGLNDLFTGNTISVLFEDADNFDMLPDFGVNLVYTIQPVDLEPIMPIRISSTDFSHLRFLTWNVHGDDLFDPNLFDEYDRILSALNPEIIAFQEIYSHSSADLKELMESILPSGDGEEWFTLIDENDIALASRYEILDSWLPNSPNRAFLIKLKPTYAKDLLVIGAHTPCCANDAGRQNDIDGIMAFLRDAFLPGGVIYLEEDTPVILAGDFNLVGERSQLETLLTGDISDNSKWGSDFSPDWDGTNLSDAIPRHTDLLQTYTWQNDNSPFSPGRLDFIIYTDSAIKLEKSFVLRTDELSADTLNAYGLVASDTRL